In Ostrea edulis chromosome 4, xbOstEdul1.1, whole genome shotgun sequence, a single window of DNA contains:
- the LOC125668971 gene encoding uncharacterized protein K02A2.6-like — MDSVRFQRKKGNPRQPARTTNKINSTGCGRCGNSTAHPRDKCPARDAKCHKCGIKGHFAKACRKANIAEVDRSPGDRSEWFLGSVDSKRGDPWMTNIKIRGHTVKFKIDTGADVTVIPESEYKQIKGIKLLHVNRSLHGPGNTKLNVLGKFLCELESKSVFSVQEIYVVRGLSQALLGRPAIIALHIIEKVNIASVNAKNVQTPKSEEYFRDKFSTVFNGLGKSKWKYKINLKENSKPYALSSPRKVPFAQRDKVKEELDRMQNLGVISKVDEPTEWCAPMVIAPKPNGQVRICVDLKKLNESVKRENHPLPSVDESLSKLSGSKIFSKLDANSGFWQINLAPESRLLTTFITPYGRFYFNRLPFGINSASEFFQKRMSEILCGIEGVLCHMDDILIFATTQGQHDAILENILSILKDNGLTLNNKKCEFSKSSVTFLGHVIDEKGIRVESQKVKAILDMRKPENVSDIRRFLGMVNQLNRFSPKLAERSQPLRELLKLKNAWMWGPAQERSFESLKAEIAQSPCLMH, encoded by the coding sequence ATGGATTCAGTGAGATTCCAAAGGAAAAAGGGAAATCCCAGACAACCAGCCCGGACAACAAATAAGATCAATTCTACAGGATGCGGCAGATGCGGAAACTCAACAGCACATCCACGAGACAAGTGTCCCGCCCGAGATGCCAAATGTCATAAATGCGGTATCAAAGGACATTTTGCTAAAGCGTGTCGAAAGGCCAACATAGCAGAAGTTGACAGGAGTCCCGGGGACAGAAGCGAATGGTTCCTAGGATCAGTCGACAGCAAACGAGGAGATCCGTGGATGACGAACATAAAAATTCGTGGCCACACtgtgaaattcaaaattgaCACAGGCGCAGATGTGACAGTGATACCTGAGTCCGAATATAAACAGATAAAAGGAATCAAACTTTTGCATGTGAACAGATCATTGCATGGACcagggaatacaaaattaaatgtGTTGGGAAAATTTCTATGTGAGCTAGAGTCAAAAAGTGTGTTCAGTGTGCAAGAAATTTATGTTGTGAGAGGATTGAGTCAGGCACTACTAGGTAGACCAGCGATCATAGCACTGCACATCATTGAAAAGGTAAATATTGCGTCTGTCAACGCGAAAAATGTTCAAACACCAAAATCTGAAGAATATTTCCGAGATAAGTTCTCGACGGTATTCAATGGGCTGGGGAAAAGtaaatggaaatacaaaataaacttgAAAGAAAACTCTAAGCCATATGCATTGTCGTCACCTCGCAAAGTGCCATTTGCACAAAGAGACAAGGTCAAAGAGGAGTTAGACagaatgcaaaatttaggaGTTATTTCTAAGGTCGATGAGCCTACTGAATGGTGCGCTCCAATGGTCATTGCCCCCAAACCAAATGGTCAAGTAAGAATATGTGTAGACCTGAAAAAGCTAAACGAATCTGTTAAAAGAGAAAATCACCCCCTCCCATCAGTGGATGAGTCTTTGTCCAAATTATCAGGatcaaaaatattctcaaaattGGATGCAAACTCAGGGTTTTGGCAGATAAATCTAGCACCTGAATCACGGCTGCTCACAACCTTTATCACGCCATATGGGAGATTCTATTTTAATAGACTTCCATTTGGGATAAATTCAGCCAGTGAGTTCTTTCAGAAACGAATGTCTGAAATCCTTTGTGGAATAGAAGGTGTACTATGTCACATGGATGACATTCTTATATTTGCCACAACTCAAGGTCAGCATGATGCAAttcttgaaaatatattaagCATTCTCAAGGACAATGGTCTCACTTTGAACAACAAGAAATGTGAATTCTCAAAGTCATCAGTAACATTCTTGGGTCATGTCATTGATGAAAAGGGCATCAGAGTAGAGTCCCAAAAGGTCAAAGCGATATTAGACATGAGAAAGCCAGAAAACGTGTCTGACATACGTAGATTCTTAGGTATGGTGAATCAGCTTAACAGATTTTCACCAAAGCTGGCAGAGAGGTCACAGCCTCTCAGAGAGCTGCTTAAACTAAAAAACGCATGGATGTGGGGTCCAGCACAGGAAAGGTCATTTGAGAGTCTGAAGGCAGAAATTGCTCAGTCTCCATGCCTTATGCATTAA